In Candidatus Cloacimonadaceae bacterium, the DNA window CGGTTTTTCCCTTTACTTCCTCGCCGGAAAGGATCATCAACACGTCGCCTTCCTGCACGGGGGAGCGTTCCTTGACGAGGATCTTGGCGATTACAGCATCGATTGGCGAGGCGATCTCGGATTCCATCTTCATTGCTTCGAGCACGATGATCGTTTGTCCCTTTATCACTTTGTCGCCTTCCTTGACGGGGATGGAAACGATCACTCCGGGAATGGGGGCACGCATTTCTCCGCCGCTGAGATCGAAATCGCTGGAAAATGCCGGCGCGAGCGGAACGGATTGGTCCTGTTGTCCGAGCTTGGGCACGTTGGAAAGCGCATCGTCAAGGATTTCAACCATATAGTCCGTGCCGTTGATGTTTATCTTGGCATGGGTTCCGTTATATTCAATCACTTGGGCTTCAAACCTTTCGCCACTGATCACAAGTTTGTAGGTCTTCATTGCTGCTTATCTCCTTTTGTTTGAAAACTCGCGGTTTGGCATGGACATCACGCTGCTGGCACGCCACTGGTTAGTGGGAGTGCGTTTGAAGGTGAGCACCAGTTTGCGGCGTTCATCAATACTGAGTTTGTAGAGATGAAGAGCGATGACGGCTGCCGCGATCACATTGCTGTTGATGCCCTTGGGCTTATTCAGCAGTATGCCGGAATGGGAAACGACGATGGTCTTATCTTTGGGCTTTGGGTTGACGTTGAAGTGAAAAAGCTGGCTGATGATGAGGCTGGTGATGAGCAGCGCGGAAAACACGATCAGCATGCCTACGATGGTGACGGAAACGCTGTAGGACATTATATGGTCGTCAAAATTCCGGGAGATGCTTTCAATGCTGTCCGGCTTGATACCCAGAGCCTGCAGGGAGGATTTATCCCGCGATCCGCTGAGGGGGTCGTAGCCCAGCAGCTGTCGCATTTTCTTGATCGGGATTTTTTTGAGCGCCGCGGTTTCGGACACGGTGGAAAGTTCGTTAAAACCATGTATGCTATACTGTTGAGCCAGGAGGGCGCGGTAAGGAGTGATGCCGAGTTTGCGCAGGCTCATTTCGTCTAGGACTTTGTTTCCAGGTTCGAGGTTGAGATAGCTCTTCCATTTATCGAGATCGGCGATATCAAGCTTTTTGGCGACATCGATCAGTTTATAGCGGTCAGTGAAGCCATATTCGTCCATGATCTCCGCTTCTCTCAGCATGGAAAGGCTATCAGGAATCGCCGGTTGGACGCTCAACGAGGCTGGTTGTGCGATCAGAGGGAAGAAAATGAGCAGCATTGCCAAGGGCAGGATTAGTCGGCTCAGATTCATGTATTGTTCCCGATCATAAAGGAATGTTTCCATGCTTACGCGCTGGAATGCTATCCTTTTTATTGGCAAGCATTTC includes these proteins:
- a CDS encoding biotin/lipoyl-containing protein, whose product is MKTYKLVISGERFEAQVIEYNGTHAKININGTDYMVEILDDALSNVPKLGQQDQSVPLAPAFSSDFDLSGGEMRAPIPGVIVSIPVKEGDKVIKGQTIIVLEAMKMESEIASPIDAVIAKILVKERSPVQEGDVLMILSGEEVKGKTASSRPRVQGQQAAAQPVEKSMDHILRAPIPGMIIEIKVRPGDRIREDQVALVLEAMKMESDIHSTRKGKVKKVYVQKGDSVQEGDPLIEIEE
- a CDS encoding OadG family protein, yielding METFLYDREQYMNLSRLILPLAMLLIFFPLIAQPASLSVQPAIPDSLSMLREAEIMDEYGFTDRYKLIDVAKKLDIADLDKWKSYLNLEPGNKVLDEMSLRKLGITPYRALLAQQYSIHGFNELSTVSETAALKKIPIKKMRQLLGYDPLSGSRDKSSLQALGIKPDSIESISRNFDDHIMSYSVSVTIVGMLIVFSALLITSLIISQLFHFNVNPKPKDKTIVVSHSGILLNKPKGINSNVIAAAVIALHLYKLSIDERRKLVLTFKRTPTNQWRASSVMSMPNREFSNKRR